A single Pagrus major chromosome 19, Pma_NU_1.0 DNA region contains:
- the dtnbp1a gene encoding dysbindin-A, with amino-acid sequence MFENFRERLHMVQQDFTTGFKTLGDKSRDPRTRRQPRYEDSLPHFTAGLEVLSRYEESWFPLHKRTRECAEAAEAADGDVVMLSAHWERRRAALTQLQEQLHGLPAFIAELDAITANIAHLEGDFEEMESRLVYLETLCCQCEQQTLKQHHVSELDVYRKKKRREVELLEVELNAQHALKVAELEQAAQQKLRERQKVYEEAFNQDVKQYLTTGQLQHRQRGAADVTVLDQVTVTNTSDQEALDDFLNSLGDDISTGSSLTSGPDLESFSSGSVMTQTPPTSSQLSNQDAAWEQEEEAASEESDKPLVQSDEEDVQPDLSLVGSDDSDPAGDEPSG; translated from the coding sequence ATGTTTGAGAACTTCAGAGAGAGACTTCACATGGTCCAGCAGGACTTCACCACGGGCTTCAAGACTCTGGGAGACAAATCCAGAGACCCGAGGACCCGGCGGCAGCCCAGGTATGAAGACAGCCTCCCTCACTTCACCGCTGGGCTGGAGGTCCTCAGCAGGTACGAGGAGAGCTGGTTTCCGCTCCACAAGAGGACCAGAGAGTGTGCGGAGGCTGCCGAGGCCGCGGACGGAGACGTGGTCATGCTGTCGGCCCACTGGGAGAGAAGACGAGCGGCTCTGACCCAGCTCCAGGAGCAGCTGCACGGCCTGCCGGCCTTCATCGCCGAGCTCGACGCCATCACCGCCAACATAGCGCACCTGGAGGGCGACTTCGAGGAGATGGAGAGCCGGCTGGTGTACCTGGAGACGCTGTGCTGTCAGTGTGAGCAGCAGACGCTCAAACAGCATCACGTCAGCGAGCTGGACGTctacaggaagaagaagaggagggaggtggagctgctggaggtggagctgaacGCTCAGCACGCTCTGAAGGTGGCGGAGCTGGAGCAGGCGGCGCAGCAGAAACTGAGAGAGCGGCAGAAAGTGTACGAAGAAGCTTTCAACCAGGACGTGAAGCAGTACCTGACCACCGGACAGCTGCAGCACCGGCAGCGAGGCGCCGCCGACGTGACGGTCCTGGATCAGGTGACCGTCACCAACACGTCCGACCAGGAGGCGCTGGACGACTTCCTCAACTCCCTCGGTGATGACATCAGCACCGGGTCATCCCTGACCTCGGGTCCAGACCTCGAGTCCTTCTCCTCCGGATCTGTGATGACCCAGACTCCTCCCACCAGCAGCCAGCTGTCCAACCAGGACGCAGCGtgggagcaagaggaggaggcggcCAGCGAGGAGAGCGACAAGCCTCTGGTGCAGTCAGACGAGGAGGACGTTCAGCCCGATCTGTCATTGGTCGGCTCTGATGACAGCGACCCAGCAGGAGACGAGCCCTCTGGGTAA